One part of the [Pantoea] beijingensis genome encodes these proteins:
- the yrbN gene encoding protein YrbN — protein sequence MKMTEYFHDELCRLAAEI from the coding sequence ATGAAAATGACTGAATATTTTCACGACGAGTTATGTAGACTGGCCGCCGAAATTTAA